The following proteins come from a genomic window of Lolium rigidum isolate FL_2022 chromosome 5, APGP_CSIRO_Lrig_0.1, whole genome shotgun sequence:
- the LOC124652993 gene encoding ras-related protein RGP1-like, which yields MSRGYGEMGQKVDYVFKVVLIGDSAVGKSQLLARFARNEFSLDSKATIGVEFQTKTLHIDNRTVKAQIWDTAGQERYRAVTSAYYRGAVGAMLVYDMTKRQSFDHMARWLEELRSHADKNIVIMLIGNKSDLGTLRAVPTEDAKEFAEHESLFFMETSALEATNVENAFTTALTEIYRTVSKKNLVANDESNSSGNAGLLKGTKVIIPGQEAAPAAKAACCMSS from the exons ATGTCCCGGGGCTACGGGGAGATGGGGCAGAAGGTCGACTACGTCTTCAAGGTGGTGCTCATCGGCGACTCCGCCGTCGGCAAGTCGCAGCTGCTCGCGCGGTTCGCGCGCAACGAGTTCAGCCTCGACTCCAAGGCCACCATCGGCGTCGAGTTCCAGACCAAGACCCTGCACATCGACAACCGGACCGTCAAGGCGCAGATCTGGGACACCGCCGGACAAGAAAG GTACCGAGCAGTAACAAGTGCGTACTACAGAGGTGCAGTAGGAGCTATGCTAGTATATGACATGACCAAGCGTCAGTCCTTCGATCATATGGCAAGGTGGCTCGAGGAATTGCGAAGCCATGCTGACAAGAACATCGTTATCATGCTAATTGGGAACAAATCAGATCTTGGTACACTCCGGGCTGTCCCGACCGAGGATGCTAAGGAGTTTGCTGAACACGAGAGCCTCTTCTTCATGGAGACCTCCGCACTTGAGGCCACCAATGTCGAAAACGCTTTCACGACTGCTCTCACAGAGATATACCGCACCGTCAGCAAGAAAAACCTTGTTGCAAACGACGAGTCTAATTCTAGTGGAAACGCGGGTTTGCTGAAAGGaacaaaagttatcatccctggTCAGGAGGCTGCCCCTGCAGCCAAGGCCGCATGTTGTATGTCCTCGTAG